A section of the Streptomyces sp. Je 1-369 genome encodes:
- a CDS encoding immune inhibitor A domain-containing protein, with the protein MTVRTRTFRATAVAVAVAAAAATFSAATASAEDGASGGAPAIDRQDPSRPKAHVDHDLDGPFSKQQAQQRKAALQQVVAGDAKVQKKGASKVVKLDDKKYVELGREKTDKIFTILVEFGSKVDDTTMYDPDGPEGPEQPVKKYGGKPGPLHNKIAKPDRAKDNSTAWQKDYNQKHFQDLYFGKGKDSKGKAKHSLKTYYEKTSSGRYSVDGTVSDWVKVENNEARYGSNYCGDTNCPNVWDAVKDGVTAWAKDQKAKGRTDAQIKADLAKYDQWDRYDFDNDGEFNEPDGYIDHFQIVHAGEDESAGGGAEGENALWAHRWYAYGNDAGNTGPSNNKAGGTQIGDTGIWVGDYTMQPENGGLGVFAHEYGHDLGLPDLYDTTGKGDNSVGFWSLMSAGSWLGTGKDAIGDMPGDMTAWDKFQLGWLDYAKAKAATTSEHKLGVSEYNTRHRQALVVDLPKKSVTTKVVKPAEGSKQWWSDQGDDLKNTLTRSVDLTGKTKAELSLQGWWDIEANYDYLYTEVSTDGGANWKPVDGTADGKPITRDAGDKPALTGASGAYKKLVFPLDAYAGNKVDVRFRYSTDGGAGGKGFAADALAITADGAKLFEDGAEGDDNGWASKGFSRIGESFTKKYDQYYLAENRQYVSYDKTLEVGPYNFGSKVRPDWVEHYPYQTGLMVWQWDTSQKDNNTSAHPGQGLILPVDAHAKPLKWKDGTVLRNKIQPFDAPFSKYATDKVTLHNGDVALKIKSQKGVSVFDDRKGTYWYASNPTGSVKVTDTNTQIKIIKQPKDGSTITVQVGRSTK; encoded by the coding sequence GTGACAGTCAGAACTCGGACCTTCAGAGCCACCGCGGTGGCCGTGGCGGTGGCCGCGGCCGCCGCGACGTTCTCGGCAGCGACGGCTTCCGCCGAGGACGGTGCCTCGGGCGGGGCACCGGCCATCGACCGGCAGGACCCGTCGCGCCCGAAGGCGCACGTCGACCACGACCTGGACGGTCCGTTCAGCAAGCAGCAGGCGCAGCAGCGCAAGGCCGCCCTGCAGCAGGTCGTCGCGGGTGACGCCAAGGTCCAGAAGAAGGGCGCCTCCAAGGTCGTCAAGCTCGACGACAAGAAGTACGTCGAGCTCGGCCGGGAGAAGACCGACAAGATCTTCACGATCCTGGTGGAGTTCGGGAGCAAGGTCGACGACACGACCATGTACGACCCGGACGGCCCCGAGGGCCCGGAGCAGCCGGTCAAGAAGTACGGCGGCAAGCCGGGACCGCTGCACAACAAGATAGCCAAGCCGGACCGTGCGAAGGACAACAGCACGGCCTGGCAGAAGGACTACAACCAGAAGCACTTCCAGGACCTGTACTTCGGGAAGGGCAAGGACTCCAAGGGCAAGGCGAAGCACTCGCTGAAGACCTACTACGAGAAGACCTCGTCCGGCCGTTACTCGGTCGACGGTACGGTCTCCGACTGGGTCAAGGTCGAGAACAACGAGGCCCGCTACGGCTCGAACTACTGCGGCGACACCAACTGCCCGAACGTCTGGGACGCGGTCAAGGACGGCGTGACCGCCTGGGCCAAGGACCAGAAGGCGAAGGGCCGCACGGACGCGCAGATCAAGGCGGACCTGGCCAAGTACGACCAGTGGGACCGTTACGACTTCGACAACGACGGCGAGTTCAACGAGCCCGACGGCTACATCGACCACTTCCAGATCGTCCACGCGGGCGAGGACGAGTCGGCGGGCGGCGGCGCCGAGGGCGAGAACGCCCTCTGGGCGCACCGCTGGTACGCCTACGGCAACGACGCGGGCAACACAGGACCCTCGAACAACAAGGCCGGCGGCACCCAGATCGGCGACACGGGCATCTGGGTCGGCGACTACACGATGCAGCCGGAGAACGGCGGCCTCGGCGTCTTCGCGCACGAGTACGGCCATGACCTGGGCCTGCCCGACCTGTACGACACCACGGGCAAGGGCGACAACTCGGTCGGCTTCTGGTCGCTGATGTCGGCCGGTTCCTGGCTCGGTACCGGCAAGGACGCCATCGGTGACATGCCGGGCGACATGACCGCCTGGGACAAGTTCCAGCTGGGCTGGCTGGACTACGCCAAGGCGAAGGCCGCGACGACGTCCGAGCACAAGCTGGGCGTCTCCGAGTACAACACTCGGCACCGTCAGGCGCTCGTCGTCGACCTGCCGAAGAAGTCCGTCACCACCAAGGTCGTGAAGCCCGCCGAGGGCTCCAAGCAGTGGTGGAGCGACCAGGGCGACGACCTCAAGAACACCCTGACGCGGTCCGTCGACCTCACCGGCAAGACCAAGGCCGAGCTCTCGCTGCAGGGTTGGTGGGACATCGAGGCCAACTACGACTACCTCTACACCGAGGTGTCCACGGACGGCGGCGCCAACTGGAAGCCGGTCGACGGCACCGCGGACGGCAAGCCGATCACCCGTGACGCCGGCGACAAGCCCGCGTTGACCGGTGCCTCCGGCGCGTACAAGAAGCTGGTCTTCCCGCTCGACGCCTACGCGGGCAACAAGGTCGACGTCCGCTTCCGCTACTCCACGGACGGCGGCGCGGGCGGCAAGGGCTTCGCGGCCGACGCGCTCGCGATCACCGCGGACGGCGCCAAGCTGTTCGAGGACGGCGCCGAGGGCGACGACAACGGCTGGGCGTCGAAGGGCTTCTCGCGCATCGGTGAGTCCTTCACGAAGAAGTACGACCAGTACTACCTCGCCGAGAACCGTCAGTACGTCTCGTACGACAAGACCCTTGAGGTCGGCCCGTACAACTTCGGCTCCAAGGTCCGCCCCGACTGGGTGGAGCACTACCCGTACCAGACCGGCCTGATGGTCTGGCAGTGGGACACCTCGCAGAAGGACAACAACACCAGCGCCCACCCGGGCCAGGGTCTGATCCTTCCGGTCGACGCGCACGCGAAGCCGCTGAAGTGGAAGGACGGCACGGTTCTGCGCAACAAGATCCAGCCGTTCGACGCGCCCTTCAGCAAGTACGCGACCGACAAGGTCACGCTCCACAACGGTGACGTCGCGCTGAAGATCAAGTCCCAGAAGGGTGTCTCGGTCTTCGACGACCGCAAGGGCACCTACTGGTACGCGTCGAACCCCACGGGCAGCGTGAAGGTCACTGACACCAACACCCAGATCAAGATCATCAAGCAGCCCAAGGACGGCTCGACGATCACGGTCCAGGTGGGTCGCTCGACGAAGTAA